From the Psychrobacter sp. P11F6 genome, the window TTGAGGATCAAGTTAAGGAACCACCAAGCAAACCCCTTTCAGCTAAAAAGCCGACAGTGAAAAAAGTCGCCAGCAAAAAACCTACTAAAAAGGCTATTAAAGAGGAGTCATTATAATGAGTAACGATAACTCTTTAGTAAATAATATTGACACCCTTATTGCGCCGATTGAAGGCAGTCGTCATGGGGTCGGTGAAGACTTAATATTCGATCCACGTATTGATGCCATCGTTGCTGCTCGTCAAGAAGATGACCCATTACTGGCACAAGGCAATTGGGTCACTGAACTAAAAGTGGCTGACTGGGATTTTGTCAAAAACCAATGTGCCGATTTGCTCAGCCATACTAGTAAAGATATGAAGCTGGCACTTTGGTATGTCGATGCGTTGAGTCACACCGACCATTTAGCAGGTATTAGTCAGGGGTTAAGTCTGCTACAGACACTCAATGACGAGTATTGGCTCACTATGTATCCGCCGCTAGATGGTGAAGAAGACAGTATGGACATCAGAGCAGGGCTGTTGTCATGGTTCGTCAAAGCGCTATCCGATGATATTAAGCAGCTATCACTTTCTGATACAAAGACAGAAAAATATAACTACAATTACTATCTAACCGCGCGTGATCATGATAAGCAGCGTCAGCAAAATCCCGATAGCGAAACGTCCAATCAATTAACGCTAAGTGACTATAACCACGCCATCAAGACCAGTAGTGAGACTTGGCAACAATCACTGATGAGTAATCTTAAAAAAGTTACTGAGCAGTGGCAGGCCCTGACTGATCAGTTAAATGATTTGATGGGCATGGATGCGCCAGTCTTCGCACCAGTCACGGATTTATTGGTTGCCCTGACCCAACATTTGCGACCGTTGATACCAGAATATTCTGATACTAGTAGTGTTTCTGCTCAAGAAAGCGTAGCAGATACTATGGACAGTATTGGTGAAAGTGCAATGTCTGATAGTAGTGGACAAGCTGCTAGCACAAAAAATATTAGCTCAACCAGTTTTAATCCTAGTAACCGCGATCATCAAAGCAATCGTCAGCAAGCGCTTAAACTATTAGGTCAAATTCAAGATTATTTTTCGACCAATGAGCCGCACAGCCCGGTGACGTTTTTACTCGGTCGGGCGATTGATTGGGCGGATATGCCGCTCGACCAATGGCTCACTCATATCATCAAAAACGAAGATCAGTTAGCGATACTCTCTGACATGATTGGAATCAAACCCAAACGTGATTCATCTGACGATGGCTATTAATTGAATCAACGACAAATGAATACTTGGTTAACGGGCAATCTGCACGCAATTTGTAATTTTGCAATATTAAATTTTCCACCTTTGGACTGATAGAGAAGGGCTTGTCATGATATGGACTCAAACAAAGCGGCATGTGCAACTGAGTAGTGCCCATCCTGATATTGCCACCAGTCTCATTCAACAGGCTGACTTGGTTGAGAGCTTACTCGGGATGCCATTGCCCGACAGCGTTTGGAGTAAGCCCGCTCTTATGCCAACGCCTGACGCTTATCCAAGCCCGTATCATCACGACCAACGAGCGCAGTCTTATCAAGAGCGCCAACTAGCCCTCTATTGTGGCTATCGTATTAGCATTACTCTACTGCATCCACGAGCAGGACTGGATATAAAGCAATGGCTAGGGCAAAGTCTCTCGATACATTGGCATACGGGCGACAAGCTACTGCCAAGCCAAACCCGTCACGGTATCATCACCGAAGCCGTTGCTCTCGGTAGTAACAGTGGCATGGCCGCCTATCGCATTATCTGCGAACCTGCTTTGAGTCAGTTACGCCTAAACAGCCATAACCGCCGTCATCATCATCTCAGTCTCAGTGAGCTAATTACCCAAATCATCAGCCCGTACGATATGAACGTGGAGATTGACGAGCGTCTTAGTGATGACAGCAACTATCATATACAGCATAGCGTCCAATACAACCAAACCGATCTGGCTTATCTAACCCAATACCTTGCTCTCTATGGCATCACAGGCTATTACCGTCATGACATCGACAAGCACACTCTAGTCTTACTACCTAGTGATGGAGAAGAATTGCGTCCTGATGTCAGTGATATTCAAAGCATCCTCAGTCAAAACCCTGCCAACCTTGCTGATAGACAAGACCGCATTACTGCCATTCGTCCGCGTATTGCTCAGCATACTCAGCAAAGCGATCTACATCGTTATGACAGTCGCTTGATGAGTACCTATACCGGCAGTAGCAGTAGCGAGCAACCGATCGACTCATCAAACAGCACGCATCAGCGCTTTTTACACAGTCATAGCCGTTTTGATGATGACAGTCTCGATAAGCTTGCTACTCGCTACCAGCAAAACGCACAGCAGCGTGCCAATCTAGGCAGCCTCACTGGTAACATCCGTCATCTGAGTTTGCCAAGTAGCCACTATATCGATGGCAACCCTTATTTGACCGATCCGATCAGTCTGGTGTCTCTTCATCAGCATATTAATAATCATATTCCTACGGATTGGTTGGGGGCAGCACCCTTTGATCCCATTACCTTACAGTCCAATACCAACCATAATAATGATGACGACAATGACGACAACGTCCATCATATCAATGCCTGCTACCTGCCATTTCCGCACCATCACCATATTCCCTATGGGGAACAGCTGGACAAACTTGGACAACCGCATCCGAGTCTCACAGGTCTGATGAGTGCCAGTATTATTGATACCGATAGTAGCGCCATCACTCATGATCGTAATCATCGTGCCCATATAAGATATCACTGGCAAAGCGAAGGTGACGACAGCGCGCACTGGATACCCATTGCTAGTCACCTCGTCGCTGACCACATGGGACAAACCCATCCTTTGCGTCATGGACAACATGTCCTTATCGACTTCATCGGTGGTGACATCACTCATCCCATCATCAACGGTAGCACCCATAACGGCCAAGGTAATTCTGACGCTCAGCATAATAGCATCGTCAGTGACTCAGGTAACCTTGACGCCACCAGTCCCGCTTGGTTTATTAATCAAAGCCATGCTCATCCTATAGATGGCATTAAGACTCAAAGTATCGATAGCAGCCGAACAGGCGAGGCGACCAAAGACAGCTTTATTAACGGCTACAACCAGCTCATGTTTGACGCTCATCCTGACAGTCCGCAGATTAACGTCTATAGCAGCAGCTTCCAGTCTAGCCTGACCTTCGGTCATCTGTATCAGCATAGCGACCACACTCGTGGGCAAGCACGTGGGCAAGGCATCAGCATAGAAACCCAAGCTGCCGCTAATGTGCAAGGTAGTATGGGTATTCATATCAGTAGCCAAGCATCAGACCCCTTATCAAAATCTCATATGAGTCATGACAGTCATAGTAAGCTACAAACCGCTGACCAGCACCAGCAAGCTTACGCCCAGCTTGCCGAGACTCATCAGCCAGTGGGACTAGAGGGCAGTAGCAATAATAAGAGTAACAGTAAAGAAGACAACCAAACCCCGTTTGGTCAATTTAGTAAAGACACTAACGATAGTACGCTTAGCGAGTCAGGGCAATGGCAACAAGCCAATATGCTGATCGACTCTCAGCGTCATCTCGCACTATTAAGCGGACAGCATACTCAGCATACTAGTACCCAAAGCACGCATAGCCACGCCACAGACAACACCCATCATCACAGTCAAACCCAGATGAATCAGCTGGTGGCAGGGGATATACATTACTACTCAAACAAAGCCCAGACCCATACCGCCGCTCATGGTGATGTCACCATACAAGCCCATCAAGAGCAAATGCGACTCGATAGTGAGCAAGTACTGCGGATCCATAGTCGAGACAGTATTGAGATTATCGCGCCGGATACGCTAACGCTGAAAGCCGCAGGCAGTGGCATTGAAATATCAGGTGGCAATGTGACATTTATTACGCCAAGTCAAGTAGGCTATAAGGCGAGTAAGGTGGATTGGGGTAGTGGGGGTGGGGAGGCTAAAAACTTAGTGATGAGGCAGATGCAGTTTGAGGCTTGTGAGAAGTTAGCAGATCAAGCTGAGGGTAATCATGCCGCTACTACTGATTTATAGGTAAAGATATCTTTTACTTAAACTTTATATACAAATATAAAAGTATGACAGTCTCATGATGAACCAAATAGAGAAACCACTGAGCGTAAGCTTACAGACTCAAAGCCTCGATTTTCGAGCACTTAGTACCTTTGATGTCATGATTGTTCATCATAGCCAGACAGAGCTGATCGGCGAGATTAATTCTGCTTTCCCCGACGCTATATATTCATTACAACAAGAATTGCTTAGCTATCATATGATCGATAGTCCAGTCATGGTCACGCTAAGCCCAGACATCAGTAATATCCTAGAGGTGCATTTGCAGCAGTGTGAGCTGTTATCTCGTCATCACGGCATACTTACATTACTGGATTATACTGCCCCTAATATAAGGGCATACAAAACAAGAGTCAGTGCAAAAGAATATCTACCAGATGATCCTGAATGGCAGCAGCCAATAGTTAATGCAACTGGTGTAGAAGCCTCCAAACCAGATGTTAAGCAAATCGCTCGTTTACTAGAGTTGAACCAAATCATCCAGAAAGGCAGTCAAAAAAAGCATTTTCGCTACTTAGATGCGCAAGTGCTGATTCACCTGTTACCGTTACAACAGCATTATTATATCGCCAATCGCTATGGCTATCCCAAGCGTCTGTGGTTGGCATTAGGTAGTGACTGGTACAGTGTAGATAATATTCATCATTACATCGCTGACTCTAAAAGTTATATCCAATATCAGTCAAGCTACTGTCCAATCACTCAAAACCAGCTAGATGCTATTAGTCTGCTCAATCGCTTCTTTGCTAAAGAAGTGATTGATGGTAACGATTTAATATTAAATCACTATGAGACATTACTGAGTTGGTTGGATAAAGCAAATACTCAACTAACCACTGCCACGCACCTGACCAATCCGGTTGACCGTATGACGATGATAAACAGGTGGCTGTATGAGTGCTATGAACAATCTGGTTTAGTAGAAATAGATAATTAAAAAACAAGGAATAAAGTCATGGCAGATAGTAGTAGGTGCGATCAGTGTTTGACGGAAGGCATTACTTTATTACCTGTGCGTAGAGGACTTGCTAGTATAGATGATAGTAATATTAGCGTATATAGCAGGTTACTTCGCGAAGGTTATATTTATATAATTGATAATAATAATAACTGGTATGGGTATGTCGTCACTCAAAATCGTTATTTGAAGCAAATCAATGTAAATAACGCCAAAAAGATACCTGATTTACCTGTTGTTGACTCTACTTGCCACAGAGGCGATAACTGTACAGCATTAAATAGCTTTATTCGTATTCCTAATCCAAATAAGGATATCGAAACGCTATGGCTTGCCTATAGTCCTGTTAAATGGACAAAAGCAGTTTTTGAGAGGCATCAAAATAATATTAATAATGCTAAAAATAATAACATGATTGAAGTGCCAGTGTCTGTCACTCATTCCAACAGTGAGAAATCATTGGGGAAAATGGATTCTCAAAATAGTGGAGGTTACGATTTTTGGCAGTATGATCCTGATGGGGAAGAGCTATATGGTCCGTATTTTACTATTGAATATTTCAATGTTGTTAATCCTTTTACCAAAAAGCCATATGATCCACATAGAGTAAATGAACAAAAAAGTCTTTTAGATGAGTTATCTAAGATTGATATAGAGGAAAACCGTGTTCTTACTGTTAGTTTTAGTGATGATATCGGAAAGCTAATTGATTTGAATGAGTTTATGATACAAGCTCAACTAGCTTCTCGGCCTACTGTAGATGAAGTATATCGTCATACAGTAGCGACGCTTATTAATACCTTGAAAGATAATATAGATGAGAAAGCGAAAACCGATGCGCAGCAACATATAGATAGAATTAATGAGCATACTGAACTGATGCAACCTATGCCAAGATGGGAAGGCGATAGTCCAAGCGAAGCAGAACGACAAGTAGAAGAACAAAGACGTCAAGAGGGTGCTTCAAGGTACTTGGAGCGTCAACGACAATCAGCATGGTCAAACTATAGCGAACTCATTCGTGAAAGCGAGATGGACAGATGGCTTGCAAACTTTGAAGTAAGGTCTAAACAACGTCAAAATGAGCTTAACACCTTGTTAAAGACATTAGCTACCGCTTATAAAGAAGTGTTCGAAGACGAAAATCTAAAAACGACGATGTCTCACTGCTTCGACAAGGAAGATGAGATAAGTTGCATTTATTATACCCTTACCGTTCAGCAATTTTTAGGATCAACGGCTACCGTCCCTATGTTGACTGATTTATATGATGAATACTTATCCAAAAAAGCAGCAAGCGATGAAGATAATTATTTAGCACGTGCTTTAGCATTTAATCAAGATCAAGTCCTCAATCACATTGAAGGGCTTCCAGCCATCACGGCAGGATTTACCACAAGTGAGATTGCAACCAATTCATGGTCGGGACTGTTATATACAGGTTCGGCTGCTATATTTGGTAGATATGATGCTATTGCTGATCAAGTAGGAATCACTATTGGGTTAGCGGAACAGCTTGCCGTACCGTTTATGAAGAACTATCGAACAGGTCAAACTTTATCTGGACTCATGCTTTCCCAGAAAGAGTACCTATTTGGTTATCATCATGAAAAAGCCCTGATTATAGTCAAAGGACAAGGAAGCTATGCTGATGCAAGAAAAGCGCTAATGAACGGTATTATGCACATCGCAGGAGATGGAAGTTTACCTACTAAAATACGTGAAAGTGTCGATCAAGCACTCAAGACTTCAGGGGAGTCTGCCAGACTCAATAAAACCATTAGTCAAAACTTCATCTACTATATAGATAAAAATCAACTCAGAGCAGGAATGAATGTCTATCAGAATAGTAGTAAAGTCTATTCTGACAAAAACACGTTGAGACAGGTAATTGATCAGTCAGTTAATATGACCTCTGGACTATATGACCAAAGTTATAAGGATTACAAACGTTTTGCAGATATTACCAATCGAAGAATAGATCTAGCGGTCAGAACTCACTACTTCGGTGCAATGCTACAAACTGTGGCATGCGTCTTTTTAGTCAGTGCATTTTTTCAAGCAAAAACTCAAGAGGATAGACTAGTAGAAGGCAGTAAGGCAGCCGCAGGATTGATGGTGTTGTTAGGCGGTAGTTTAGAAATGCGCGGTAATGCCAGCAAGCTATTGGCAAGTGAGCTTGAATTAGCAAAAGGTGCTGGTCAATCTGTAAATGCTAAAAAATTGTCTGATGCTACTCGTCAAGCTAGTCGATTATCAAATGGTGCAAGGCTATTAGGTATCGGCGGGGCGGCAATATTTGCAGGATTTGATATAAAGTCGGGTCGTGATGCCAAAGAAAATGATAATGAGACTATGATGTGGGCTTACTATGGTTCAGCAGCCACTGGTGCTGGCTCAACGTTGCTTCTGACTTTAAGTTTAGGAGCAACTGCAACAGGTGTTGGTGTCGTTTTACTTATTGGTTTTATCGGTATTAACCTATTCATTGGCTATTGGAAAAAGTCAGGAATGGAAAATTGGCTCAATCTTAGTGTTTGGGGGATCGAGAATGCTGACTGGTCACTTGAGCACACGTTAGAACAGTTTGATCGTGCTGTAGTTGGTGATGATATTGATCTTGAGGATAATTAAGTGATAGATATTAATGGCAGGAACCCTTTTGCAAAACTATCCTATAAAGAAGTTAATAAAAAGCTAGATGAAAACTTTAGCATGGGTTTAGGCGGAAGGGTCCAAGAGATTCGTGATTTTAAATGGTTAGATAAAACGCATTATTATGACGTACCACTTTATCCTCAGCGTACCGTCGTACAGTTTAACTCAACCTATATGGAGTTAACAGGACGTCAAGATAGAATACGCGGGGATGTCACGTTTGGCAGTTTGTTTTTTTTAGGATTGATATCTGGTGTTATTTACTTGGGTATCGTCATATTGTATGACGAGTTTTTAACAGGTTCTTTTTTATTGGGGATGCTAGCTAGTAGTATAACGTTAGCCTTTATCGTTGCCTTTATTTATTTACTCGCTTTACTCTCAACAGAGTTATTTACCTACACTTATCTACCTATTCGTTTTAATCGTAAGACACGTAAGGTTTATGTTCGCCAAGCCAATCGCCAAGTACAAGTTTTTAATTGGGATGAGCTAAAATTTTACATGGCAACCACCTATAGAGACGGGGGCGATGTGCGCGGTGTTACATTAACTAACGATGGTATGGCAATAACAGGTATGTTTAGCTTGCCGTTTGTGAGTGATTTAACTGCCAAAGAAATATTAGGAGGAACACAACTAAAACAGCATTTTGAGTTTGTCCGCCGATATATGGAGGGCGATGATAAACAACTTGAAGAAGTTAAAAGTGCTGTTCGCTATGTTCATTCTGTGCATCAAAAAAGAGAAACTCCATTAATCTCTTTTCAGAGAGTTATATTGGCAGCATTAGATTCAGATGAGAATATGGAATATCCCAAACAAGCATTAAAATTACATTGGACACATTCCGCCGTTATCATTCAATTATGGCTACGATACCTAGGCCGTTTATTGTCTATCAATACCAGCATCACCCCCAAGTTTAGCCCAAAGATAGAAGCTGAATGTCAGATAGATCCCAATGATCCGCACGATCTAAACAAATATCTGCCCGAAGGCAATATAGAAGACGCCAATCAGCCTATTTGGAAAAAGCTAGTATATAGTATTTTTCTTGTTTTATTTGGCATTGTCATGTTGTTCATTTTTGCATTTTTCATTGACATGATAGGGGCAATCAAGGGTCATGACTCAGGGCTAGTATATAAGCTATTGTCTTTCTTTAGTTTAGTGTGATTAAATTTTTTACTATGCATATGATTGCTTAGAAAAATAAGAAGGCGGTAAATGCAACTACGCGATGACTTTGCCACCCATATCAGTGAGCTCAATGACCCTTTAGAGCGTCCTTACAGTAAAAACATAGATACCTCTTTGCTAGAGAGTATTGATGATATTGAGCATTTAAACAAAGAAATTCAAAACATCAATCCTGACTATTTGACGTTCTTACCAGCATATTTTTGGATGTTTTATTTTGCTATTGGGTGGGTTTATTTTTCTTCAAACTTTTTTGTAGCTACGTTCATTGGAGATATATTTTATCGAAATATGTTTCAAGGAGGAAGTGATTTAGGATGGATTTTTTATTTTAGAATATTTTTTCTAATGGCTTTGTTTATAGTATCGTGTGCTCCATTATTAATACTCTTCCATCATTTTATTAGGAAGAAACCGTTTCGCACCCAGTACTACTTCTTAAAAAAAGAGCAAAAGGTAGCGTATTACTTTCGTCCATCGTTACAGTTTTTTAAACCCTTTGAGTTAAAGATAGTAGATTACAAAAACCTGATTCCTGAAATACATACCATCAAAAACAATACAGCTTACACACCATTAAATTTATATGTTGCAGACCCTAATACAGGGGGCATTACGCATCATATAAAACCACATGATGTCTCTGTCGATCCTCGTGTACATTGGGCATTTATCCGAACATATATGGAAAGTGATGCCAAAGACCTGCCCATAGACCCTCAATTCTGTGATGCTTATCCTGTCGATACCAGCAAATCACTTTTTGCCTGTAGTGATATTGTCTTTCGAAAATATGGCATTCTCAACACGCAGCATTCAGGCGCTGGCGGTATTGTTATGCTTATTATCAGCTCAATATATGCGCTTGGTTACTTACTACAAGGTAATAACTACCAGTGTACTAAACAAGCCATATTACATCCTGATATTAGCAAGCTACTTACTTGGGATGGTAAGGACAACCCTTACCCGATACAGCCAATTACGCCAGAAGCTCAAAAGGCTTTTGATGGTAAAAATTGGCAAGTGAATATCAGATGGATAGTGGCGATATTAATTAACATAAGTTTGTTTGTATGGGTGGTGGTGGCTTATAATAGCTAGCAAAAATTAGCATGTAGCTAAGTTGAGTTCTATTATGATACTACCAGTGCCACAAAAACTCCCTGTCGGTAAGATTGTTGGACATCCTTATCAAGGTGAAATTGCTAATTTCAAAGAGAAAGAATATAGCATTAATAGATTAAATTCGCTTATTCATGAGGTAAACCCGGATTATTTTCTGTTTCATCCTTCTATCAACTCTATTCAATCAGTAATTCTGTTAGCGTCTTATGGGGCGGCGTGGTTATTTGGGCAAAGTTTCTTTATTTTTTTAGTAATTTTCTTTGATATTATGTTTAATAAGGGAATAGATTTTTTGTTTTTTATAGGCATAGTTATGCAGCTATTATTACTGTTAATGCTTGGCTTTGCCCCTTTTTTAACTTTTAAACAATTTAAAACTAAAAAGTCCCGCTATTATAAAATTCTATTACTAAAACAAACGCAACAAATCGCCTACTATGAGCATAATCGCAAGCAAGAACCTGTTTTTCATCTTCTTAATTATAAAGATATTATTGCCTCTGTCAGAGGTAGTGAAGGTACTAATCTTGAGTCTCTCAACTTGCATATTATTGATAAAAAAACAAATGAAATGATTCATTCAATTAAATTTGATGACATGCGACTTAACCCCTACGATCAATGGGCAGTTAGACACTTTAAAGCAGGTGACATCATGCCAAAGATGAAGCGACTTGAATGGCAAACCATTTGGTATTTTAACGAAACCAATCCGATGACTATTCAACCTACCACGAGTTATACAAAGAGGAAAAGAGCAAGGCGACCTAAAGCTTATAAATGGCACAATTGAAATGCGTATTTAAATAGCTCTGTTAAACATGCCTTTTTTACTATAGTCATCGTCGATATATCGATTCTGCTGTTTGTTGAACAAACTCGCGGTCCTTTAATCTATGAGCAATTATTAAAGGCTATCTTTATGCAGGCACTGCGTTTATTTATGCTAACGGATTCCAAATTAATGCTTGCGCTGGCTAGTGTCACCAATAGGCCGTTAAGTACTATGAAAGTGGCTGCTTTTTTTATCATGTTAGGGTCGTTCTATCTATTTTTTATTACGACACAAGGTTTGCCTTTTCAGAATGGGATAATAGGATGTGGCTAACTATTGATTATATACAATTGATATAGCTTATTACCCTAAACGTGAGAAGGACGTTTAACAGTAAAGCTAGCAGTTCATTACTAGTAAATTGTCTAAATAGTGGAAAAAATTTAGTTTAATAAGAGAAAGTGCACAATAAGAAAAAGGCTTCCAATTGCTTGGAAGCCTTTTAATATAATGGTACCCGGAGCCGGACTTGAACCGGCACGCTATTACTAGCGAGGGATTTTAAATCCCTTGTGTCTACCAATTTCACCACCCGGGCAAAACTTGTATAATCTAAAAGTAAGCTTTCTACTTGTTAGATAGTGGTCGCTATTATAAGCATTTATATTAATAAAGCAAGCTAAAATTAATATAATATGAATAAAATTTTAACCTAAATAATTGGAGGCTGAGGTCGGAATCGAACCGGCGTTAACGGAGTTGCAGTCCGCTGCATGACCACTCTGCCACCCAGCCAATCAAGGACGCCTATATTAGCAAATATAATTTAAATTACAAGTTATTTTTTCGCTAAATGCGAATTATCTACTCAATTCTCCTTATTTGACCATAAATTAATGGCTATTCAAAGTATGAAGAGGTCAAATTAAGCCATTGTCAAGCTTAAAAATCAGAGATGGT encodes:
- a CDS encoding type VI secretion system Vgr family protein, whose translation is MIWTQTKRHVQLSSAHPDIATSLIQQADLVESLLGMPLPDSVWSKPALMPTPDAYPSPYHHDQRAQSYQERQLALYCGYRISITLLHPRAGLDIKQWLGQSLSIHWHTGDKLLPSQTRHGIITEAVALGSNSGMAAYRIICEPALSQLRLNSHNRRHHHLSLSELITQIISPYDMNVEIDERLSDDSNYHIQHSVQYNQTDLAYLTQYLALYGITGYYRHDIDKHTLVLLPSDGEELRPDVSDIQSILSQNPANLADRQDRITAIRPRIAQHTQQSDLHRYDSRLMSTYTGSSSSEQPIDSSNSTHQRFLHSHSRFDDDSLDKLATRYQQNAQQRANLGSLTGNIRHLSLPSSHYIDGNPYLTDPISLVSLHQHINNHIPTDWLGAAPFDPITLQSNTNHNNDDDNDDNVHHINACYLPFPHHHHIPYGEQLDKLGQPHPSLTGLMSASIIDTDSSAITHDRNHRAHIRYHWQSEGDDSAHWIPIASHLVADHMGQTHPLRHGQHVLIDFIGGDITHPIINGSTHNGQGNSDAQHNSIVSDSGNLDATSPAWFINQSHAHPIDGIKTQSIDSSRTGEATKDSFINGYNQLMFDAHPDSPQINVYSSSFQSSLTFGHLYQHSDHTRGQARGQGISIETQAAANVQGSMGIHISSQASDPLSKSHMSHDSHSKLQTADQHQQAYAQLAETHQPVGLEGSSNNKSNSKEDNQTPFGQFSKDTNDSTLSESGQWQQANMLIDSQRHLALLSGQHTQHTSTQSTHSHATDNTHHHSQTQMNQLVAGDIHYYSNKAQTHTAAHGDVTIQAHQEQMRLDSEQVLRIHSRDSIEIIAPDTLTLKAAGSGIEISGGNVTFITPSQVGYKASKVDWGSGGGEAKNLVMRQMQFEACEKLADQAEGNHAATTDL
- the tssA gene encoding type VI secretion system protein TssA, with amino-acid sequence MSNDNSLVNNIDTLIAPIEGSRHGVGEDLIFDPRIDAIVAARQEDDPLLAQGNWVTELKVADWDFVKNQCADLLSHTSKDMKLALWYVDALSHTDHLAGISQGLSLLQTLNDEYWLTMYPPLDGEEDSMDIRAGLLSWFVKALSDDIKQLSLSDTKTEKYNYNYYLTARDHDKQRQQNPDSETSNQLTLSDYNHAIKTSSETWQQSLMSNLKKVTEQWQALTDQLNDLMGMDAPVFAPVTDLLVALTQHLRPLIPEYSDTSSVSAQESVADTMDSIGESAMSDSSGQAASTKNISSTSFNPSNRDHQSNRQQALKLLGQIQDYFSTNEPHSPVTFLLGRAIDWADMPLDQWLTHIIKNEDQLAILSDMIGIKPKRDSSDDGY
- a CDS encoding T6SS effector BTH_I2691 family protein; translation: MADSSRCDQCLTEGITLLPVRRGLASIDDSNISVYSRLLREGYIYIIDNNNNWYGYVVTQNRYLKQINVNNAKKIPDLPVVDSTCHRGDNCTALNSFIRIPNPNKDIETLWLAYSPVKWTKAVFERHQNNINNAKNNNMIEVPVSVTHSNSEKSLGKMDSQNSGGYDFWQYDPDGEELYGPYFTIEYFNVVNPFTKKPYDPHRVNEQKSLLDELSKIDIEENRVLTVSFSDDIGKLIDLNEFMIQAQLASRPTVDEVYRHTVATLINTLKDNIDEKAKTDAQQHIDRINEHTELMQPMPRWEGDSPSEAERQVEEQRRQEGASRYLERQRQSAWSNYSELIRESEMDRWLANFEVRSKQRQNELNTLLKTLATAYKEVFEDENLKTTMSHCFDKEDEISCIYYTLTVQQFLGSTATVPMLTDLYDEYLSKKAASDEDNYLARALAFNQDQVLNHIEGLPAITAGFTTSEIATNSWSGLLYTGSAAIFGRYDAIADQVGITIGLAEQLAVPFMKNYRTGQTLSGLMLSQKEYLFGYHHEKALIIVKGQGSYADARKALMNGIMHIAGDGSLPTKIRESVDQALKTSGESARLNKTISQNFIYYIDKNQLRAGMNVYQNSSKVYSDKNTLRQVIDQSVNMTSGLYDQSYKDYKRFADITNRRIDLAVRTHYFGAMLQTVACVFLVSAFFQAKTQEDRLVEGSKAAAGLMVLLGGSLEMRGNASKLLASELELAKGAGQSVNAKKLSDATRQASRLSNGARLLGIGGAAIFAGFDIKSGRDAKENDNETMMWAYYGSAATGAGSTLLLTLSLGATATGVGVVLLIGFIGINLFIGYWKKSGMENWLNLSVWGIENADWSLEHTLEQFDRAVVGDDIDLEDN
- a CDS encoding DUF6708 domain-containing protein; its protein translation is MIDINGRNPFAKLSYKEVNKKLDENFSMGLGGRVQEIRDFKWLDKTHYYDVPLYPQRTVVQFNSTYMELTGRQDRIRGDVTFGSLFFLGLISGVIYLGIVILYDEFLTGSFLLGMLASSITLAFIVAFIYLLALLSTELFTYTYLPIRFNRKTRKVYVRQANRQVQVFNWDELKFYMATTYRDGGDVRGVTLTNDGMAITGMFSLPFVSDLTAKEILGGTQLKQHFEFVRRYMEGDDKQLEEVKSAVRYVHSVHQKRETPLISFQRVILAALDSDENMEYPKQALKLHWTHSAVIIQLWLRYLGRLLSINTSITPKFSPKIEAECQIDPNDPHDLNKYLPEGNIEDANQPIWKKLVYSIFLVLFGIVMLFIFAFFIDMIGAIKGHDSGLVYKLLSFFSLV